CGTCCAGAATCTGGAATAGGGCATAAGGTACACCGTCATGACCAGGTGCAGTGTTAGGGCGGATGTCTTCAATAGCAGCTATAAGCTCAGCCATGGTGAACAGGCATGTGATCTTATCCTCTGGCTCATGTTTGGAAATGAATGAAACAGGTGCAGGTGAGTAGTCATAATTCGGAAAGAACTCAAGGGCAGCTTGCGAAGCGAACGCTTTGTGCAGGAGGCGTTTAGAACATCGACGGGCTTTAGCGGTGACTCTATGAAGTTTAGTTCGTACATTCTGATCTGACGGATGCTGAGTGACGTATACGCCCTGCTGCTTGCGCCTTGCCCAAAGATTAAGGAGGTGAAAGTCAGGATTTAGTTGGTCTTCTTTGAGAGTGGAAGAAATTGTGTTTTGAGTTAAGACAAGCATGCATGTAGAAAGGGCTGAGGCAGGAGTTATTGAGACCAGGCGACCATCCGTGCGAAAACTGTTCCGAGAAGTGACATGCATCTTGCGGCGCATTTTATGTAATGTACTTGAGGCAAAGTCAATTAGAATGAAGGAGTGATCACTGCCCCAGGTGTCTGCTTCACAAGATCAGTGAGGATTGCCGAGACCCagccaccacgtaaggtccggagttgATGGAGGAGCATGCGGGCGGGTATAATTAGAGTAGTTGTTCAGAAGTGTAAACGAATGGTCGAAAAACGTGTTGTAAATCTGATCTCCACGTTTAGAGTTATGCGTGTATCCCCAGGTTGTATGTGGCCCATTAAAATCTCCTTCAACTAGTATGGGTACACCTGGGTAAGAGGTGCACAGATGTGTAAACCATCCAAAGTTTAGTACAGAGGTTTGGGGCAAACCATCAAAAGAGACCAATAATACTGTTGCGGCTTAGTGAGAAGGGCAATTACTTTTTGACGGGTAGTGCACCAACGAGATAGGTCGACGGGAGAATGTGGTGTAGAAGAATGAACGTATATAGTTGCTTTACCAGAGCAAGACCACTGCGGTGGTCGGGTTTTGATAGATTGTGATATGCACAATAACCAGAGAGAGGAAGGATGGCATTATGCTCCTAGAGAAGGAAAGCCCAGGCAGAGAGTTTGCGTTCTTGAATACGCAGCATCAATTCAGGGAGCTTATTAGTAAGACCCCGACAGTTCCATTGTACGACATGGGAAGTAGCGCTAGTGGCCATTCGCGTGCAAAACAGATGCAATCATCTGAGGCAGTTGCTGCAGCAGGATAATGAAGGATGACATGAAGATGTAGTTTCAGATTGCTCGGATTGTTCATATTTTGAGTCTGAACGATTGTGTACATTGGAAAAAGAAGGCACTTGCAAACAGGCTGAACTGGCGGTATATGCGGACGTTGTAGCAAGAGAGAGCGACGTCGGCAAAGCTGATCAAGTTGTTTGCAAACGTTGTCGACCGCATCATCAATGGCAGGGATCTCATCAGGCATAGAGGAGATTATCGGAGGAAAttcatcttcttttttttcctggttaCGGGAACCTGGCTTTAAAACAGAAGCATAGGAGGGGCGGATACAGAAGGTGAAGGCAAAAATGCTGGCGGTTTTTCAGTATCATCCTCATCTGTGTCTGTCCACAGAGCAGCAAAACAGTTAATGGTCTTGACTCCAGCCTGAGTAGGCGCAGTCACCGAACCTCCTTTCTTTCGATGGAATAAGTGATGTCGTGGTCGTTTGTCTTACAAAATGGGCACCTGAATGAGTGAAGACCGTCTGCTGGTGGTTTGGGCAGAGTGTAATGGGATGCAGGGCACAACTTTCTGATGCGACCTTGTCGTAGGCACCAATAGCAGAAGACGAGCAGGACGGAAAGGCTTAGGATGAACGATTCTTCTATTGTAGAAGAATCGGGTAGGAGGTTCTAACGGCCCCACAAGCAGGAGAAGTAATGTGCCTCGGTTGCCTAGTCGACGGGCATTAAGCACTGAGTGGGTGTCGGAGCAGAGATCCGTCATCACTTCCTTCAGAGGCGCATTAGGTTCCAGGTCATAAATGACACATCTTTGCAAGCCGGGTCCAGATGATAGATAGGCCTGCACAGGTACATACTGTGACTCACTGATATATAATTTGTCAATCTCACAGATCTTTTCAGCATCGGCAAGTGACACTACTTGGACAGTGATGGAATTGCAGGGACGGTGGTAAATAAAACCGCGTTACCCTGAGGTGCCCTGTGCACGGTAAATGAGCTGCTGTACCGATCTTGAAGGAACTGACGTTATGTCGTTATGCGAGGCAGGCTTAATGTGCACTCGGAAGGAGCGATCAAGTTCCGGGAGTGGATATTTTTACGGTGTCGTCTTTGAAGGTTGGAGTGGCCTTTACCTTTTTCGCAGCCGGTTCGATGCTGTCATCAGAAACAGTCCGAACAGGAGTGGACAGCAGTGGTATAGGGGTAGGCTTAGGAATAGGCAAGGCGGTAGGGGTTAACGATGGCTCGTACTCTGCAAGTGAAGACGGCGACTTGAGCTTCGATGAAATACCGGGTGCAGGAGGAGCTGAGGGGCTGAGGAGACATCCTTGAAGGGGAAGGGTGGGCGAAACGGCAGACGCATTGATAGCAAGATGTAATCTTTCGATGTCATAATTACTGTTCATGTCCTTTGGCCAGGCCTCACGGAACGAACGTCGGCATCGTGAAGGCAGTGTCGTAGGGTCCGTCCCGAGATATTGTGGCTTTTTTGGGattgtagcgccctctcttgggcggcgcagACAACCTGGCTTGCGCGTGCcgccctgcgaagagaataaagacggcacctggtcgtggctcgtgcagccacgactggcagttctgttctggtgtcggctcgtagcagtggtctcgtttacttcgctcctgaggcgttaagcctacaggaTCTTCAGGCAGCGTAAAGAGATGACACAATGGCCGGAAAGGCAAACAACACATAAAAGCACAGAAGTAGCCGATTGGTACAGACATTGAATGATTGAAAAGTTAATCTCCCTCATAAAGAGCGATCACAGCAAACAAACAAATTAAAAATGCCATTGATGTCTGCTGCTCATATCCACCTTTTGATTCAAGGCGCTGTGTGTTATGGTGATCTGGCATTCCGAACTTCTTCGCtgcgtcctcgtctttcgcgaCGTTTTCTAACGCACTATGAGACAGAATTACCAAGCAATCGATTTTTCCTAAGCTCTGAATACATGACGCTCGGATTAATTTTGGGGGCGCTTCTTCAAACATTTGCAAAAAAATATAATCTGTAAAATGCGTAGCTTAACGTCCCGAGGCGACTCATGGACTATGACGGACAccatattgaagggctccggattaatttagacaacctggtgttctttaacgtgccctgacgtcgcacagcccagcagcgctttttgcgtttcggctctgccgaaatgcgaccaccgcggcagggattGAACGTGGGTCCTAGAGCTGATTAGCCGAGCGTCCTACCCACTCACCCACTGCATATGGAAAATAAATTTGGGTATTGTGTTTGAACAAGCTGCCTGCTTGGGACAGGCGAGGGCGGCGAAAAAGTGGTTGTCAGGTTTCGTCCTCACATGACAGGCACTAACGCAGTTAGGAGTTTAGCACTAATGATGTGCCTTTCACCTACCCGTTGCCGGATCGATCTGCACCACCGAGCCGGTTGAGAAGCAGGTGAGCCAGATCTTGTCGTTGACATCGATGGTCATGCCATCTGGATATCCGAGCTCCTGGTAGCCGGGAGTCATCCTGAAGTCCGCCAGAACACGCCGGTTGCCTACAGATCAATGCGCGTTCCAGGTACGGGGTATCAGTCCGACACTCCAACAGCTTAGGAAACGCAAGTAAAGATCATCCCAAGAATGCCGCTGTAAATACATGAGCACTTCGGAAAAGATCTGCTTGGTAGAGGGGCGAATTAGAGGGAACATAACCTGACACTCCAACCTAAGACCCATGAGGAGAGTGTTGTCGAGGCCTACTCGGCACCTTCTGTGCACCTTCTTAAGGGCTCACAAAATGAAGCAAGAGATGACCTTTTTAAACCTCTTTTTTTGGTTCACTGCCACGAATACGGGAAAGGGATTACCATCGTGAAAAGCCGTCTGAGCAGGGCTGCGAACAATGCGTTTTCGCGCGGTGGGGGGAGCTGTCTTTAAGGCGTCGATAAGGGCATCTACGCACACCGATGGAAGGCAAGCTTGAGATCTTTTCACATTCCCGCATGTATTTTGCAGGTGCCACGCCTCCAAAGGCTGTCGCTTCAGTGGGTTGGGCTCGGAGTCAACGTCTGTGGCGTTCTAAAAATCAATACGATGGTACAAGTCCTCGGAATACTCCGCAATCGCACTGCGCACTCTGTTTCAACTTTGACCCGAAACGTCGCTTTTCGGTTTGTGAGACTGTGGACGGTGTGTCACGCTCTTTTATCTCTAACTTCTATTAGTTAATGCAATGAGGGTCTCTTTGTGCTCCGAACATTTTCCAAAatataaaatgaagaaaaaaatgcactgaaaTGTCAACACAAAAATAGCTCTGATGTTACTGTGGCGGCTGTTTCGATGGGATTAAGATCATTCAACATAAACCGGCCTATTCCACACTGTGGACGATGAAAAAGCCGTAGCGTAGGACTTTGGATTAATTTCTACTCTAAAACGGTTTTTTTCCGAATTGAAATGGCACTTGAAGttcatcttttttcttcttttcatttcgcctccTTAAAAATGCGGCAGCCGCGGCCACAATAGGGCAACATGCATGTTATGATCCAGGAGAACTGATGATCGAAGGCTGAAACGCGTTCCTAAGGTCAGACTTACTGATCTCCCCAGCAGCTAAGTCGAAGTCGAAGGCGTATGTCTTCCCTGGCACGGAGTCGTTGTAGAACATGGTCTTGTTGTCGGCCGTCCATGCGATGCCGTTGGACAGGGAGATCTTGTCGAGCTTGTGCTTCAGCTGTCCCTTTGAGAAGGACCAGAAGTTGTTCTTTTCTAGGACCATGCCTTCGATGTCGACTTTAACTCCCATGCTTCCTGGAATACGACATGTGAAATGATTCCCTCATGCAGGAAATTCATATCACGCACACGTTATTTCATGGCGTGATGAAGGCAGCTCAGAAAAACTTGCAAGTGATTTTCCGCTGGCTCATACAACGCGGCTCGTGTTTAAAGCTCTACTGTGCAAATCGGATAGTCACCGCTGAATATCGTGGAGTGTGCATTGTTCGTTTCAGTTCGTTTCAGTTTACGCACACGGCAAAGCTGTAATAACCTTGCTCACTTCCGAACATGAAAAGCAAACGTTTGTGCTTTTTGTGCGTTTATCAGGCCAGTCTATAAATTAGCACCTAATTAATCTAAAGAGCTATGAAAATTATAATGACTTGTTTTGTATTTTCATACTATTCTGCTCACTTGCCACCTGCGTATTTCGAGTAGTGTGAAAACATACTAGTCTAGAAATACCACTGCGCACTGCATTTTTTGCTTAGATTAGTGTTTGTCATATGTCCGGCATTCATGCTACCAGTACCTTGTATCTATGCACATTTTCGCCTGTCAGTTTTGCCGTGTAGAGTAGTTCCTTTTAACTTAGCCCCTTGTATATAATGTTGTATTAATTAGTTCCTCTTTTGCATTTGTCGTTCTTTGTCCCCTTTACTCAATGCcattctgggccctgtaaggtattatgaataaatgaatgaataaataaatgtagGACCGTACTAATGTGTAAACAGCTAAATGCTACTAGCTTGACCACCGGTCACCAGCGAGCGCACTGGATACCTACTCAGtccgcctcgctgtacgtcacaCCAGTTAACCTCACTCAGACAAAGGGAGTCTGGAGAAGTCCAATCACCTACCTTACGTTTGAAGCAGTTTAGGTTCGGGGATCTGACGCTCTAGACAAGAAGGAAAGGCCTGTTATCCAACCACATATACTCATTGGCGCTTCATACTCACTCACCTGCCCATAGGCGTCCGACGGCGTCGCACTTGCCATCGTTGATGCGCGTGGGCACCGGGGAGTCCTTGTCCAGCATCTCGGCCAGCAGCGTCTTCTGCTTGGTGTCCATGTCCAGCCGGTAGACGCCGTTGCCCATGCACACGAGCAGCTTGCGGTTGTCTTCGGCGTACGGAATCAGGTTGCCGATCTcgtcctctgcgcatgcgcagtcgatGGAGTCATAAGACAACAAAAAAGGCATGCGTGCTTAGCGGACACTGTTACAGCGACGCTTCAAAGTGTCATGTAGACGTGGTGTTGGTGGGGGGCCAGTGTGGTTGCTGCAGCTGTAAGGAGATTAAAGGTGCAGTGGCTGTCCTACTCCTGTTGGAAGCCTGAACAACGTCGAGAGGGAAAGGGTAAATGAGAGGATAATAGAAGCAAGAGAAGTAGTCAGCTAGGTCGAGACTTCCGAGCTGGTATCATaaacctggggttccttaatgaGCATGTACATTAAAGTTTGCAGAGGTGTTTtctcatcgaaatgcgaccgccgaggtCGAGATAAAATCCCGCGAAAGAGGCACCTGCCTCTCATGATGCCCACGACATCAATGCTGCCAGATCCGGGAGCCTCGCTATTCTATAGGCAGTAGATATCTGTCAGTAATTATGAAAGAGGCCAATAGTCTCGAATACAAAAGAAAGAGTAGGAAAATGTTTCGGCTGCTATTTTTAGTGAACGGTTATATGAGCAACCGTTTACGAATGAGACGAAGAAAGACATCAGAGAGTTATGGTCGTTGTGTAAAAACTATGCAGGGGGAAACGGCCAGTAAAGGAAAAATAACAAATCCTTTCTGCATTCACAATTTCGCCTTTCGCCTGTTATGCTTCAAAGGGTCGATCCTCTGCatagaaaaagaaatcattgccTGATGTTAACCGTTACTCCATCATAAGCGATCAGATGCGTCTATAATGCTCAGAATCCCAGCGGATGATGGCTTTTACATCGCTGTGCCCTACAGCAGATTTCGTGGAAGGGAAGTAGGATTTGATGATTGGCTATCTCTACAAGAGCTTGTTATATCACTCGGAGCTCCACAGGAAAGAGTTTTCCCACGATAGACTTGCGTACATGAAAACCACACACCGTGTAGACTGGAGCAGAAGGCGCCTTGAAGGGCGGTCGGGTGACGGTTTTGCCTCAAAGCGTATAACAATGCAAGATATATGGTAAAACTCACCCCGCTGAAATGGTATATGATTTGCATGGTTGTAATTGTTGGTTAAATAGAAAATAGGAGAAATCTTTGATATCTAGAGTGGCTTTGAAAAGGCGATGTTGGTTCGAAAACATCATAGCTTTTAAACCTAAGAGGTAACACATCCCTAAAAGAAACGAAAAATGGCTTTTTGctgttaatttttgtttttttttgaaaaaatcaaggaaaaaaggacatttaGGAAAAGGATTCCAGCTGCTCTTTCATGCGTTTTAAAACGCAGCACTATAATCCAGGGCGCCGTGCAACCATCGGAAACAAGCGCTTTTGATTGTGCTGTTAGTCGTTCTTGGACAATTCTTTTCTCTGTTAGGTGACGCCGCAAAGCTGCTCTTTACTGGGTAGGAAACGTAATGGCGTGATCGATCGCAGCAACCACTCATAGCCTGATTATGACGGACAAGCATTAACGTACATATTTTCTTATGTGGCGACACGTTTTCACTGCTGACGGACGCACAGCTCGGCTGAATGGTGGCACATCGGCGCCGTAAAAGGAAGGTATCGGAATTAGATGCACGGCACCATCGGCACACCACACATATTTCCAATGGGCACTGGGGCCTCCAACTACACGCTGGGGTTTTCCTCGGAAAAAATGTTTGAAAAAATATACGTATCAGGATGAGATAGCTTCTTTTTTTACATCTAGCTGGTTACCACCGCAGcgcagaactgaaaaaaaaaaatctggcctCACCAAGGCGGATGACCTCCGTCTCGGTCCTGGTCTGCGGGTCGTAGCGTACGACCTCGTGAGCGTGGGCATCGTCGAAGAGCAGCGTCCCGCTCCGCTCGTCCCAGTGGGGTCCCTCGCCCAGGATGCTCCTCCGTTGGCTGGCCACTTCCACTTTCATCGTTAAGGCGACGAGACGGTCTGTAGACGTTTAGAAGGGTACGGCAGCACACTGAGGAGTGATGCGAAGCGACAGGCGGTGCAGTGCTTGATGATTGGGAGGCTCTCGACGTCTGCAGGGCGGCGAACAATCTTTCGGCGCAAGATATACCGAAAACCGATAAGACACGTACAGAAGATAGCGCGTGGCCCACACACGCAATCCTTGGCTTTGAAATTGTGGGTTTCTCGAGCGGTATCAGTAAGTGGTTCGATGATGGGCGCAGTGACTCTTGTGGAGGCTCTCCTTTGTAGAAGCGGCCTAGCAAGCCACGCAGCACCTCTGCCGTTGCGCTAGTTTGAGTGGCCAGActgcggcagaaaaaaaagaaaagataccGTCTTTGTAAGGGAAGCGATTGAAGATTAGACACCAGAGTGGGCAAGTGCATTAAGATGGGCCGGAACTATATGCTTTGCATATATCATGTCCTTGAGCCAGAAGTGTACGACTCCATAAATAGGATAATTTTTCTACTTTGTGCCTTTTTTTCGGATTTCATATGAGTGCAGGAGAAGCCCCGCTTCCTCAAACTGCCTTTTACACTCTCCAAGAGTTAAACTAAGAGCTTATAGGCAGCTGCTGCTCGAGCACGTAAGATCATATCTGGAACGGTCGTAAAATGTAGTTTCAACGCTCATATGCTATAAGCCTGCTTTATACACGCAAGCTGTTattaaaataaaaacgaaaagtaACAAAAGCCCAACACGCTGCAAACAGTTAAATATTTCCTCACAAAAAGCAAGCACACGAGGTTTTCTTCCAGTAAATAAACGAAATTAGATATTTCGAAAACAACGAATCATTCTGCATTTTCAGTGAGTACGTCAACGGAAAAATGTTGCTCCATCGAGTACGCGGAATGCGTTTGCTGTTCAGGTTTCGACCCATGTACTCCGTGAATGCAATTTGTCTGCCATCATGAATTCCAGTGTAAAACATCGGATTGGTGGGCATGTTCTACGCGGCTTCAAAATTCACACAGGCGCACTTCACCATGAACCGCGCGAGAGGAGGTATTCTTTGCAGACAGACACCCGAAATAATTTTTATTACTACGTGCTCTCTTGGAATATGTAGTCTCAAGCGACTGCGGAACAAGAGTTTCCCTACATCGCAGCAGTGTTCAGTGTTAGTGCACGGACAGTGCTGCGTGTCAAGATGGAGGCAAAATGAGTGTAGGGAAGCGTTCGCCGACACAATACAGAGTGCGGCCAAGGAGCAGAGCTTAGAAGATATGCCCTGATAGGACGACTTCAAACCGTGCACACGACGTCGGACTTTCACGTTTTCCTCCGAAGTGGGAACGGGAACCACGCCAACTGTGCAGAAGATAACGGAACATCTTTCGGAAGATACAAGCCTTTCTTCGTGGCAAATCAAGCCTCTGTTGCTGCATTGCATTGTTTTGAACAGAGATAACACTGAAGTGAATCTGTATGCGCTGTGTCATGAAGTTGGAAGCTAACGTCACGCACGGCAGCATCAGAAGTGACCATATCCAACCGACTATGATTACTTTGGGCCGAGGCTGCACTTCATTGGTCAGTGAACTGTCTAGAATGAAGCCTCTTAATGTAGTGATTGTCATGCGCTGTAAACGGAAGGTATCTTGAGCA
This portion of the Amblyomma americanum isolate KBUSLIRL-KWMA chromosome 10, ASM5285725v1, whole genome shotgun sequence genome encodes:
- the LOC144106605 gene encoding regucalcin-like, with amino-acid sequence MKVEVASQRRSILGEGPHWDERSGTLLFDDAHAHEVVRYDPQTRTETEVIRLEDEIGNLIPYAEDNRKLLVCMGNGVYRLDMDTKQKTLLAEMLDKDSPVPTRINDGKCDAVGRLWAGSMGVKVDIEGMVLEKNNFWSFSKGQLKHKLDKISLSNGIAWTADNKTMFYNDSVPGKTYAFDFDLAAGEISNRRVLADFRMTPGYQELGYPDGMTIDVNDKIWLTCFSTGSVVQIDPATAKILTKISFPAKYTTSCCFGGKNYDTLYVTSSRYFPDATRPEDGLLFQVTGLGVRGRAPYEFAG